A genomic segment from Mustela lutreola isolate mMusLut2 chromosome 15, mMusLut2.pri, whole genome shotgun sequence encodes:
- the LOC131815661 gene encoding collagen alpha-1(I) chain-like: MLHLPGAAGETGRWCALGGLERPRDPTSAGEQRRPSPSLRHGGFLLFNFPLRYLLTIGLVPVFSLRWSLPPALGCIPKQPDSGKTRARRAGGRYRPHTVHGLGLDQKDLGPPRAAPGSGSSPPRATAARPRGRATDGAARPSSLGDNTPSTPDPPRARGTQRGVAATRGKARSGGRRRGVPRAAAGARVPGARPRARLGLGASRPDRAKAPRGPAAAPRVPSRAEGTVRARRPGRTGAEDEGGGGGARAPPQALDPPSAGKEGRGTRSPGGPDVPSTEGHTRRRRAAAAAVATPPTRSAGARGGGSGKTLPTRHGPPPPATGEQGGLARAPPPRTRAHRRRRREARDRSNTPQHTHRAGPDGGARAGPAGAALPRGRGRGEPGRSPTPPTHTNHQRRQRAAARATADGRDPTRARARAPERGGGAHGIGREERPLVGTRHHRRAGGGRHGWEATTGLRSTSAPGRGTGSAGRRGEAARQRLGDKGLGRQKPEQPRGKRTAGRREGAQEPLKRRLPRPEVSHRGTRGPTAQGLQHKGGPMAPEDNDPAHGRPWPPRGARDPGHPGTVTTDPQQDTLPRARRHPSVPRSTGPARPLLLTGGRGSFAQGRPPPQEPLEAGEGTTPNSGEAVFGPEGVDRGHSAPSAVQASQGQSGGGGEVGGDGEGRVPSGRRPTSACRAVRGGGEGRTNEGASRAASPSRNHDPGGSAPRRERPDPWPHVTAGGHSARERAADTAARTATGQETHGRGGVATHARTHSLARTREPHVPDVGQARRDPPPTRRGEAQAAAPSRIAREGFLTEGTSPPPIRPPDRAPRDGVPQASKGLGAGVGLRRNLVPPPWPREERRRARLAGQNSGSPRLAKRTVTHTPHQTHHRQRQPEGVAGNGKRRHRSASGT, translated from the exons ATGCTCCACCTCCCCGGCGCGGCGGGCGAGACGGGCCGGTGGTGCGCCCTCGGCGGACTGGAGAGGCCTCGGGATCCCACCTCGGCCGGCGAGCAGCGCCGGCCTTCACCTTCATTGCGCCACGGCGGCTTTC ttcttttcaactttcccTTACGGTACTTGTTGACTATCGGTCTCGTGCCGGTATTTAGCCTTAGATGGAGTTTACCACCCGCTTTGGGCTGCATTCCCAAGCAACCCGACTCCGGGAAGACCCGGGCCCGGCGCGCCGGGGGCCGCTACCGGCCTCACACCGTCCACGGGCTGGGCCTCGATCAGAAGGACTTGGGCCCCCCACGAGCGGCGCCGGGGAGTGGGTCTTCC CCCCCGCGAGCAACCGCCGCACGGCCGCGGGGCCGGGCGACGGACGGCGCGGCGCGCCCGTCCTCCCTGGGCGACAACACCCCGTCGACCCCCGACCCACCGCGGGCTCGGGGCACGCAGCGCGGCGTGGCCGCAACCCGGGGGAAAGCGCGCAGCGGCGGGCGGCGCCGCGGCGTCCCGCGGGCCGCCGCCGGGGCACGCGTCCCCGGGGCGCGGCCCCGCGCGCGACTCGGCCTCGGCGCGAGCCGCCCCGACAGGGCGAAG GCGCCACGGGGGCCCGCCGCCGCGCCGCGCGTCCCGAGTCGCGCCGAGGGCACCGTGCGGGCGCGGCGACCGGGAAGGACCGGCGCCGAGGacgaaggcggcggcggcggcgcgcgcgCCCCTCCGCAAGCCCTCGACCCGCCGTCCGCGGGGAAG GAGGGGCGCGGCACAAGGTCTCCCGGTGGGCCGGACGTGCCGAGCACGGAGGGGCAcacgcggcggcggcgggcggcagcggcggcggtagCAACGCCCCCCACACGGAGCGCAGGGGCCCGCGGCGGGGGGAGCGGGAAGACGCTCCCCACTCGCCACGGCCCTCCCCCGCCCGCAACGGGCGAGCAAGGCGGACTGGCCAGGGCCCCGCCACCGCGGACGAGGGCACACCGGCGGCGGCGCCGAGAGGCGAGGGACCGCTCcaacaccccccaacacacacaccggGCCGGCCCCGATGGCGGCGCGCGGGCGGGGCCGGCCGGCGCCGCGCtcccgcgggggcgggggcgaggcGAGCCGGGCCGGAGCccgaccccccccacacacaccaaccACCAGCGGAGGCAGCGCGCGGCCGCAAGGGCCACAGCGGACGGCCGGGACCCGACCCGCGCCCGGGCACGCGCGCCGGAGCGAGGGGGGGGGGCGCACGGCATAGGGCGGGAGGAACGGCCCCTCGTCGGCACACGACACCACCGCCGGGCCGGCGGCGGCAGACACGGATGGGAGGCCACAACGGGCCTGAGAAGCACCAGCGCGCCGGGGCGCGGCACCGGGTCGGCAGGCAGACGCGGGGAGGCCGCGAGACAAAGGCTCGGCGACAAGGGGCTTGGGCGCCAGAAACCGGAGCAGCCACGGGGGAAGAGGACCGCGGGCCGCCGCGAGGGAGCACAAGAGCCCCTCAAAAGGCGCCTTCCAAGGCCCGAGGTCAGCCACCGGGGCACACGGGGTCCCACCGCCCAAGGCCTCCAGCACAAGGGCGGTCCCATGGCACCCGAGGACAACGACCCGGCCCACGGCCGGCCCTGGCCACCTCGCGGGGCTCGGGACCCCGGCCACCCCGGCACAGTCACGACCGACCCCCAACAGGACACTCTCCCACGCGCACGACGACATCCCTCCGTGCCCCGCTCGACTGGACCCGCGCGGCCTCTCCTCCTCACCGGGGGCCGAGGCTCCTTCGCCCAGGGACGACCCCCTCCCCAAGAGCCCCTAGAGGCCGGGGAGGGGACAACGCCCAACAGCGGCGAGGCCGTTTTTGGTCCCGAGGGAGTGGACCGAGGGCATAGCGCGCCTTCAGCCGTCCAGGCAAGCCAGggacaaagtgggggggggggggaggtcggcGGCgacggggaggggagggtgccCAGCGGGCGACGGCCGACCAGCGCGTGCAGAGCggttcggggtgggggggaagggcgcACCAACGAAGGCGCGAGCCGGGCCGCCAG TCCGTCCCGGAACCACGACCCGGGGGGAAGCGCCCCCAGGCGAGAGCGGCCCGACCCGTGGCCACACGTCACCGCCGGCGGCCACTCGGCACGGGAGCGGGCAGCAGACACAGCCGCTCGCACGGCAACAGGGCAGGAGACCCACGGCCGCGGGGGAGTGgccacgcacgcacgcacgcactccCTCGCACGCACACGGGAGCCCCACGTGCCAGACGTCGGCCAGGCCCGGCGGGATCCTCCCCCGACTCGGAGGGGGGAGGCGCAGGCCGCG GCACCCTCTCGGATCGCTAGAGAAGGCTTTCTCACCGAGGGCACATCGCCCCCACCCATTCGTCCCCCCGACCGAGCCCCGCGAGACGGCGTCCCACAGGCCTCcaagggcctgggggcaggggtgggtctgCG AAGGAACCTCGTGCCTCCACCGTGGCCACGAGAGGAGCGGAGACGGGCACGGCTTGCTGGGCAAAACAGCGGCAGCCCTCGGCTGGCCAAGCGCACGGTCACTCACACGCCCCACCAA ACACACCACCGACAGCGGCAGCCCGAGGGGGTCGCTGGGAACGGGAAACGACGCCACCGCTCGGCCTCAGGCACCTGA